A single region of the Silene latifolia isolate original U9 population chromosome 8, ASM4854445v1, whole genome shotgun sequence genome encodes:
- the LOC141594770 gene encoding uncharacterized protein LOC141594770 yields MELCLQAGLISREMEVLQTLSEAFLSSLPSLPYHLMDRFPNFLSRKPTLNIMTWNVQGAGNPALLSMLTELVKVNNPQVLVLMETHISGDIAQRVCDRIHFSGKTRVDAEGFSGGIWMFWRAESVTVTPLIHHAQHITAEITRRGEEPWYFTAVYASPDTIKKEELWEDLEIFARSHNRPWLAMGDFNDTRFFHERNGDSDTMRRRCNRFNSWLKNNNWIDLDFSGPEFTWSRGHSTQTHKWARLDRAICNSTWRTMFAEGSLRHLAAWMNHNNFSEFVVKNWNNEESFFPFIHQFAAKLQQWNKDVFHNIFAKKRSLERRLLGVQARLSRGGPDYLFKFELKLKRQLDDVLREEEILGSKNHGWKQFVTGIEILDCFI; encoded by the exons ATGGAGCTATGCCTGCAGGCAGGACTCATCTCGAGAGAGATGGAAGTTCTACAAACGCTATCTGAGGCTTTTCTGTCCTCATTACCTTCTTTACCATATCATTTAATGGATAGATTCCCAAATTTTTTGAGTCGCAAACCGACACTGAATATTATGACATGGAATGTTCAAGGTGCTGGAAACCCGGCTTTATTAAGCATGCTAACGGAATTGGTTAAGGTAAATAATCCTCAGGTGCTTGTTTTGATGGAGACACACATCAGTGGAGACATTGCCCAACGAGTGTGTGATCGAATTCATTTCAGTGGGAAGACGAGAGTTGATGCTGAGGGTTTTAGCGGGGGCATCTGGATGTTTTGGCGAGCGGAAAGTGTCACTGTTACTCCCCTGATTCATCATGCCCAACATATCACGGCTGAAATTACTCGAAGAGGAGAGGAGCCTTGGTATTTTACAGCTGTGTATGCTAGCCCGGATACAATCAAAAAAGAAGAATTGTGGGAAGATTTGGAGATCTTTGCTCGTAGCCATAACCGCCCTTGGTTGGCCATGGGGGATTTCAATGACACAAGGTTTTTTCATGAGAGGAATGGAGATAGCGACACGATGCGACGCAGGTGCAACAGATTCAATTCTTGGTTGAAAAACAACAACTGGATAGACCTGGATTTCTCGGGACCGGAATTCACCTGGTCAAGGGGCCACTCCACCCAGACTCATAAGTGGGCAAGGCTAGATAGGGCGATTTGCAATTCTACTTGGAGGACAATGTTTGCGGAGGGTTCACTCCGTCACTTG GCGGCATGGATGAATCACAACAATTTTTCTGAATTTGTAGTTAAAAACTGGAATAATGAGGAATCCTTTTTCCCATTTATTCATCAATTTGCCGCAAAACTTCAGCAATGGAATAAAGATGTATTCCACAATATTTTTGCTAAAAAACGCAGCTTGGAACGAAGGCTACTTGGTGTTCAAGCGAGATTATCCAGAGGAGGCCCTGATTATCTTTTCAAATTTGAATTGAAATTGAAAAGACAATTGGATGATGTTCTAAGAGAAGAAGAGATACTTGGTTCCAAAAATCACGGATGGAAGCAATTTGTGACGGGGATCGAAATACTCGATTGTTTCATTTGA